One genomic window of Acidovorax radicis includes the following:
- a CDS encoding aldo/keto reductase → MQQRTLGPFSVSAIGLGCMNLSHAYGAPVSAAQGERVLLAALDAGVTLFDTATLYGFGANETLVGRVMKPHRSRFTLASKCGMQGVDVNGDGKLVRVIDGRPATLRQTCEDSLRRLQTDVIDLYYLHRWDKSVPIEDSVGALADLVRAGKIRSIGLSEVSAATLRRAHAVHPIAALQTEYSLWTRNPEIAVLEACRELGTAFVAFSPVARGFLCGDLHDVGTLDAKDIRRAMPRFAPDAYVANLKLLGGYMDVAREVGCTPAQLALAWLLHRSEHIIPIPGTTSVEHLHDDLGAVDVRLSAAVMERLNGLINERTVVGNRYNPQNASEVDTETFEDRAA, encoded by the coding sequence ATGCAACAAAGAACCCTTGGACCTTTCAGTGTCTCGGCCATCGGGCTGGGCTGTATGAACCTCTCGCACGCCTACGGCGCACCGGTGTCGGCCGCGCAGGGCGAGCGTGTGTTGCTGGCTGCGCTGGACGCGGGCGTGACGCTGTTTGATACGGCCACGCTGTATGGCTTTGGTGCCAACGAGACGCTGGTGGGCCGCGTGATGAAGCCGCACCGCAGCCGCTTCACGCTGGCCAGCAAGTGCGGTATGCAGGGCGTGGATGTGAATGGCGATGGCAAGCTGGTGCGGGTGATCGACGGGCGCCCGGCCACGCTGCGCCAGACCTGCGAAGACAGCTTGCGCCGCTTGCAGACCGACGTCATCGACCTGTATTACCTGCACCGCTGGGACAAGAGCGTGCCGATTGAAGACAGCGTGGGCGCTCTGGCCGACTTGGTGCGCGCGGGCAAGATCCGCAGCATTGGCCTGTCGGAAGTGTCCGCCGCCACGCTGCGCCGCGCGCATGCCGTGCACCCCATTGCAGCGCTGCAGACGGAGTATTCGCTGTGGACGCGCAACCCCGAGATTGCGGTGCTTGAGGCTTGCCGCGAGCTGGGCACAGCGTTCGTCGCTTTCAGCCCGGTGGCGCGTGGATTTCTGTGTGGTGACCTGCACGATGTCGGCACGTTGGACGCCAAGGACATCCGCCGCGCCATGCCGCGTTTTGCGCCCGACGCATATGTGGCCAACCTGAAGCTGCTGGGTGGCTACATGGACGTGGCGCGCGAGGTGGGTTGCACGCCCGCGCAGCTGGCGCTGGCGTGGTTGCTGCACCGGAGCGAGCACATCATTCCGATCCCCGGCACCACGAGCGTGGAGCATTTGCACGATGACCTGGGCGCGGTGGATGTGCGGTTGAGTGCGGCGGTGATGGAGCGCCTGAACGGCCTCATCAACGAGCGCACCGTGGTGGGCAATCGCTACAACCCACAAAATGCGAGCGAAGTGGATACCGAAACGTTTGAAGACCGCGCGGCGTAA
- a CDS encoding mechanosensitive ion channel family protein encodes MQDFAFSTWVQETSFLGIPLWNLILAVTAAAATYVAIQMVLHVLTRRAENWAAQTPNATAKAVADVLAGTSRFLVLMVALLVGASLLQLPGRWENRLNQLWFVAVALQMGMWGMRAIGLGVHRYVDRHASAGMTQVSASATLLSWALRTLLWSVVLLAILSNVGVNITAFIASLGVGGIAVALAVQNILGDLFASLAIAVDKPFEVGDFIVVGDISGTVQVIGLKTTRIRSLQGEQVVMSNTELLKRTISNYRLLETRRIVFGFGVTFDATPEQAEAVPQVVRKIIEGLPQLRFDRAHLKAVGAHALEYEVVYIVQDPGYAVYMDMQQAINLAMLREFKALGVAFALPARTVHIASASTPAVGSQSGVAPGAPILPAVSTASSEQ; translated from the coding sequence ATGCAAGATTTCGCATTCTCGACCTGGGTTCAGGAGACCTCATTTCTCGGCATTCCCTTGTGGAACCTGATCCTGGCCGTGACGGCTGCGGCGGCCACCTATGTGGCGATCCAGATGGTGCTGCATGTGCTCACCCGCCGTGCCGAGAATTGGGCGGCACAGACCCCCAACGCCACGGCGAAGGCGGTGGCCGATGTGTTGGCTGGCACCAGCCGCTTTCTGGTGCTGATGGTGGCACTGCTTGTGGGCGCCAGCCTGCTGCAGTTGCCGGGGCGATGGGAAAACCGCTTGAATCAGCTGTGGTTTGTGGCTGTGGCCTTGCAAATGGGCATGTGGGGTATGCGCGCCATTGGGCTGGGCGTGCACCGGTATGTGGATCGCCATGCCAGTGCCGGCATGACGCAGGTCAGCGCCTCTGCCACGTTGCTGTCGTGGGCGCTGCGCACCTTGTTGTGGAGCGTGGTGCTGCTGGCGATCTTGTCGAACGTAGGGGTGAACATCACCGCTTTTATCGCCAGCCTGGGTGTCGGTGGCATTGCGGTGGCGTTGGCGGTGCAAAACATTCTGGGCGACCTGTTTGCATCGCTCGCCATCGCCGTGGACAAACCCTTTGAAGTGGGCGACTTCATCGTGGTGGGCGACATCTCGGGCACGGTGCAGGTCATTGGCCTCAAGACCACCCGCATCCGCAGCCTGCAGGGTGAGCAGGTTGTCATGTCCAACACCGAGCTGCTCAAGCGCACCATCAGCAACTATCGGCTGCTGGAGACGCGGCGCATTGTGTTCGGCTTTGGCGTGACGTTTGACGCCACCCCCGAGCAGGCAGAAGCGGTGCCGCAGGTGGTGCGCAAAATCATTGAAGGGCTGCCGCAGCTGCGTTTTGACCGCGCGCATCTCAAAGCAGTGGGCGCGCATGCGCTGGAGTACGAAGTGGTCTATATCGTGCAAGACCCAGGCTATGCGGTGTACATGGACATGCAGCAAGCGATCAACCTCGCGATGTTGCGAGAGTTCAAGGCCTTGGGGGTGGCATTTGCGCTCCCCGCGCGCACGGTGCACATTGCCTCGGCGTCTACCCCGGCTGTGGGCTCGCAGTCGGGCGTGGCGCCTGGCGCGCCCATCCTGCCTGCCGTGTCTACCGCGTCTAGCGAGCAATAG
- a CDS encoding S-adenosylmethionine decarboxylase family protein — MHGLHLTADLHGCRCAPHWLLDADALGRACTEAVLASGLQAVAQLFHAFPSTVHGPGGVTATVLLAESHLCVHTWPEQRAVTLDVYVCNFGADHSGKAHALMNALLALFDPVTVERHALERGAP, encoded by the coding sequence ATGCACGGACTGCACCTCACTGCCGATCTTCATGGTTGCCGATGCGCGCCCCACTGGCTGCTCGACGCTGACGCGCTGGGCCGCGCGTGCACCGAGGCGGTGCTGGCGTCGGGCCTGCAGGCGGTCGCCCAGCTTTTTCATGCCTTTCCTTCCACGGTGCATGGCCCTGGCGGTGTCACGGCCACGGTGCTGCTGGCAGAGTCACACCTGTGTGTGCACACCTGGCCTGAGCAGCGCGCTGTGACGCTCGATGTGTATGTGTGCAATTTCGGCGCCGACCATTCGGGCAAGGCGCATGCCCTGATGAATGCCTTGCTGGCGCTGTTTGATCCCGTCACCGTGGAGCGCCATGCGCTGGAGCGGGGGGCGCCATGA
- a CDS encoding nucleotidyltransferase family protein: MLLAAGRGERMRPLTDTIPKPLLMVRGLPLLQWHLQALHEAGVDQVVINTAWLGAQISDHFLSVFGLQRLSDKRKQLSISYSHEGADFGDALETAGGIARALPQLGPVFWLAAGDVFAPDFVFDGAAVSAFIASGHLAHLWLVPNPGHNARGDFGLSADGLALNLPADDPSPRYTYSTIALLRAELFAPPWCDIPAGNPAGIKAPLAPLLRRAMDNGRVSAQVYTGRWTDVGTPERLAELNLTSSNVP; encoded by the coding sequence ATGCTGCTGGCCGCCGGGCGCGGCGAGCGCATGCGACCTTTGACCGACACCATACCCAAGCCCCTGTTGATGGTGCGGGGCCTGCCGCTGCTGCAGTGGCACCTGCAAGCGCTCCACGAGGCGGGGGTGGATCAGGTGGTCATCAACACCGCGTGGCTGGGTGCGCAGATCAGCGACCATTTCTTGAGTGTTTTTGGCCTCCAGCGCTTATCTGATAAGCGCAAGCAGCTATCAATTTCATACTCGCACGAAGGCGCCGATTTTGGCGATGCGCTGGAGACGGCTGGCGGCATTGCGCGTGCCCTGCCCCAGTTGGGCCCGGTGTTCTGGCTGGCGGCGGGTGATGTGTTTGCCCCCGATTTCGTCTTTGATGGCGCCGCCGTGTCGGCCTTTATCGCCAGCGGCCACCTGGCCCACCTGTGGCTGGTGCCCAACCCCGGGCACAACGCGCGCGGTGACTTTGGCCTGTCGGCCGATGGGCTGGCGTTGAACCTGCCCGCTGACGACCCCTCGCCGCGCTACACCTACAGCACCATCGCCCTGCTGCGCGCGGAGTTGTTCGCGCCGCCCTGGTGCGACATACCGGCGGGCAACCCGGCAGGCATCAAAGCCCCACTGGCCCCGCTGCTTCGGCGTGCGATGGACAATGGCCGCGTCAGCGCGCAGGTCTACACCGGCCGCTGGACGGATGTAGGCACGCCCGAGCGGCTGGCCGAACTCAATCTCACCTCTTCAAACGTGCCATGA
- the gap gene encoding type I glyceraldehyde-3-phosphate dehydrogenase yields the protein MTIKIGINGFGRIGRNVLRSAIQNFSDIEVVGINDLLEPEYLAYMLQYDSVHGRFQGTVSVEGNTLIVNGKKIRLTQERDPANLKWNEVGADVVIESTGLFLDKVSAQKHLDAGAKKVILSAPSKDDTPMFVFGVNHNTYAGQAIISNASCTTNCLAPVAMVLNNKWGIKRGLMTTVHAATATQKTVDGPSNKDWRGGRGILENIIPSSTGAAKAVGVVIPALNKKLTGMSFRVPTSDVSVVDLTVELEKPATYDEIKAEMKAQSEGALKGILGYTEDKVVATDFRGDTRTSIFDADAGIALDGTFMKIVSWYDNEWGYSNKCLEMVRVVAK from the coding sequence ATGACGATCAAGATTGGTATCAACGGTTTCGGCCGCATCGGCCGCAACGTGCTGCGCTCGGCCATCCAGAACTTCAGCGACATCGAAGTTGTTGGCATCAACGACCTGCTGGAGCCCGAGTACCTCGCGTACATGCTGCAGTACGACTCGGTGCATGGGCGCTTCCAGGGCACCGTGTCGGTCGAAGGCAATACGCTGATCGTCAACGGCAAGAAAATCCGCCTGACCCAAGAGCGCGACCCCGCCAACCTCAAGTGGAACGAAGTCGGCGCCGATGTGGTGATCGAATCCACCGGCCTCTTCCTGGACAAGGTCTCGGCCCAAAAGCATCTGGATGCAGGCGCCAAGAAGGTCATCCTGTCGGCCCCGTCCAAGGACGACACGCCCATGTTCGTGTTCGGCGTGAACCACAACACCTACGCAGGCCAGGCCATCATCTCCAACGCCTCGTGCACCACCAACTGCCTGGCGCCTGTGGCCATGGTGCTCAACAACAAATGGGGCATCAAGCGCGGCCTCATGACCACGGTGCACGCAGCCACCGCCACCCAAAAAACCGTGGACGGCCCGAGCAACAAGGACTGGCGCGGCGGCCGCGGCATTCTGGAAAACATCATTCCTTCGAGCACTGGCGCTGCCAAGGCCGTGGGCGTGGTGATCCCAGCCCTCAACAAGAAGCTGACCGGCATGTCGTTCCGCGTACCCACCAGCGATGTGTCGGTGGTGGATTTGACGGTGGAGCTGGAAAAGCCCGCCACCTACGACGAAATCAAGGCCGAGATGAAGGCCCAGTCCGAAGGCGCGCTCAAGGGAATCCTGGGTTACACCGAAGACAAGGTGGTGGCCACCGACTTCCGCGGCGACACCCGCACGTCGATTTTTGACGCCGATGCAGGCATCGCGCTGGACGGCACCTTCATGAAAATCGTGAGCTGGTACGACAACGAATGGGGCTACTCCAACAAGTGCCTGGAGATGGTGCGCGTCGTCGCCAAGTAA
- a CDS encoding OmpA family protein, which yields MRHLFHRTTALCTSLIAVGLLAACASTAPLPTLESARTAVSTAAGDPAVNQYAQLELKQATDALAKADRQWADDHDASETNHLAYLASQRAEIATNTARSRQLDANIKQAGGDADRIRLEARTQEADQARMRADAQARNAQLAQQQAMSAEQRAAQQQANATAAMAQASAAQDQVRALQAQLRDMEAQQTERGLLVTLGDVLFAFNKAELSAQAGPRLDKLAHFLKQFPDRKLLIEGYTDSVGSESYNQDLSERRAMAVRDALVQRGVDTSRIGARGYGKAHPVADNASPEGRAMNRRVEIVIADDKGTLRGR from the coding sequence ATGCGCCATTTGTTTCACCGCACCACCGCCCTGTGCACCAGCCTGATTGCCGTGGGCTTGCTCGCCGCTTGCGCCAGCACCGCCCCGCTGCCCACCCTTGAAAGCGCCCGCACTGCCGTGAGTACCGCTGCCGGCGACCCTGCCGTTAACCAGTACGCACAGCTCGAACTCAAACAAGCGACCGATGCGCTGGCCAAGGCCGACCGCCAGTGGGCCGATGACCACGACGCATCGGAGACCAACCACCTGGCCTACCTTGCCTCCCAACGCGCCGAGATTGCAACCAACACCGCCCGCTCGCGCCAGCTGGACGCCAACATCAAACAAGCCGGTGGCGATGCAGACCGCATTCGCCTGGAGGCCCGCACCCAGGAGGCTGACCAGGCCCGCATGCGAGCCGATGCCCAGGCGCGCAATGCACAGCTGGCACAGCAGCAAGCCATGAGCGCAGAGCAGCGTGCCGCACAGCAACAGGCCAACGCCACGGCCGCCATGGCGCAAGCCAGCGCGGCGCAAGACCAGGTGCGCGCACTGCAAGCGCAGCTGCGCGACATGGAAGCGCAGCAAACCGAACGCGGCTTGCTCGTCACCTTGGGCGACGTGCTGTTCGCCTTCAACAAGGCCGAGTTGTCAGCACAAGCCGGCCCGCGCCTGGACAAGCTGGCCCACTTCCTCAAGCAGTTCCCTGATCGCAAACTGTTGATCGAGGGCTATACCGACAGCGTGGGTTCTGAGTCGTACAATCAGGATCTGTCCGAGCGACGCGCCATGGCTGTGCGCGATGCGCTGGTTCAACGCGGTGTGGACACCAGCCGCATCGGCGCCCGTGGCTATGGCAAGGCGCACCCCGTGGCCGACAACGCATCGCCCGAAGGCCGCGCGATGAACCGCCGTGTCGAGATCGTGATTGCCGACGACAAGGGCACGCTGCGCGGCAGATAA
- the tkt gene encoding transketolase yields the protein MATTQQSQQMANAIRALAMDAVQQANSGHPGAPMGMADMAVALWGRHLKHNPTNPHWFDRDRFVLSNGHGSMLLYALLHLTGYDLPIGELKNFRQLHSKTAGHPEVGVTPGVETTTGPLGQGITNAVGFALAEKLLASEFNRKVGDVDHAVVDHHTYTFLGDGCLMEGISHEAVSLAGAWKLNKLIALYDDNGISIDGQVAPWFADNTPLRFVACGWNVIGPIDGHDAHKVAEAIAEAKKQTERPTLIVCKTHIGKGSPNRVNTAKAHGEPLGAEEITLTREALGWTSEPFVIPEEVYAGWDAKAAGAAAEATWNERFAAYSKAFPELAAEYTRRMQGDLPANFAQVAVDTVVAAHTKGETVASRKASQLALEAFTAALPELLGGSADLTGSNLTNTKSTPNLRFDMQGHVVQTEVEGGKKIGGRHINYGVREFGMAAVMNGIALHGGFIPYGGTFLTFSDYSRNAIRMAALMKQRVIHVFTHDSIGLGEDGPTHQSIEHAASLRLIPNLDVWRPGDTAETAVAWSVALSNRDKPTALLLSRQNLPYAPKRDLGDISRGAYVLSEPADVGIKKKAVAVIIATGSEVQLALKAQRLLADKKIAVRVVSMPSTTTFDREDAKYKSSVLPAGVPRVAVEMGVTDGWWKYGCAAVVGIDTYGESAPAPVLFKHFGFTEENVADAVLVAIGAARLKPAKKAR from the coding sequence ATGGCCACCACCCAGCAATCTCAACAGATGGCAAATGCGATCCGCGCATTGGCCATGGACGCAGTTCAACAAGCCAACTCCGGCCACCCCGGCGCCCCCATGGGCATGGCCGACATGGCCGTGGCGCTATGGGGCCGCCACCTCAAGCACAACCCGACCAACCCGCATTGGTTTGACCGCGACCGTTTCGTGCTCTCCAACGGCCACGGCTCGATGCTGCTGTACGCGTTGCTGCACCTCACCGGCTACGACCTGCCCATCGGCGAGCTGAAGAACTTCCGCCAGCTGCACAGCAAGACGGCAGGCCACCCCGAGGTGGGCGTGACCCCTGGCGTGGAAACCACCACCGGCCCCCTGGGCCAGGGCATCACCAATGCCGTAGGTTTTGCACTCGCAGAAAAACTGCTGGCCAGCGAGTTCAACCGCAAGGTTGGCGATGTGGACCATGCCGTGGTGGACCACCACACCTATACCTTCCTGGGCGATGGCTGCCTGATGGAAGGCATCAGCCACGAAGCCGTGTCGCTCGCTGGCGCCTGGAAGCTCAACAAGCTGATCGCGCTGTATGACGACAACGGCATCAGCATCGACGGCCAGGTCGCCCCCTGGTTTGCCGACAACACACCGCTGCGTTTTGTGGCCTGCGGCTGGAACGTGATTGGCCCCATCGACGGCCATGACGCCCACAAGGTGGCCGAGGCCATCGCCGAAGCCAAGAAGCAAACCGAGCGCCCCACCCTCATCGTGTGCAAGACACACATCGGCAAGGGCAGCCCCAACCGCGTGAACACCGCCAAGGCCCACGGCGAGCCTCTGGGCGCCGAAGAAATCACGCTCACGCGCGAAGCCCTGGGCTGGACCAGCGAGCCCTTCGTGATCCCCGAAGAGGTGTACGCCGGCTGGGATGCCAAGGCCGCTGGCGCTGCCGCTGAAGCCACCTGGAACGAACGGTTTGCCGCCTACAGCAAGGCCTTCCCCGAGCTGGCTGCCGAATACACCCGCCGCATGCAGGGCGACCTGCCCGCCAACTTTGCGCAAGTGGCCGTGGACACCGTGGTGGCCGCGCACACCAAGGGCGAGACCGTGGCCAGCCGCAAGGCCAGCCAGCTGGCGCTGGAAGCCTTCACCGCCGCCCTGCCCGAGCTGCTGGGCGGCAGCGCCGACCTGACGGGCTCTAACCTCACCAACACCAAGAGCACGCCCAACCTGCGCTTTGACATGCAAGGCCACGTGGTGCAGACCGAGGTCGAAGGTGGCAAGAAGATCGGTGGTCGCCACATCAACTACGGCGTGCGCGAATTCGGCATGGCCGCCGTCATGAACGGCATTGCGCTGCATGGCGGGTTCATCCCCTACGGTGGCACCTTCCTCACGTTCAGCGACTACAGCCGCAACGCCATCCGCATGGCCGCGCTGATGAAGCAGCGCGTGATCCACGTGTTCACGCACGACTCCATCGGTCTGGGCGAAGACGGCCCCACCCACCAGTCCATCGAGCACGCCGCCAGCTTGCGCCTGATCCCCAACCTCGATGTGTGGCGCCCCGGTGACACGGCCGAAACCGCCGTGGCCTGGAGCGTGGCCCTGTCCAACCGCGACAAGCCCACCGCCCTGCTGCTCTCGCGCCAGAACCTGCCCTACGCCCCCAAGCGCGACCTGGGCGACATCTCGCGCGGCGCCTATGTGCTGTCCGAACCTGCGGATGTCGGCATCAAGAAGAAGGCCGTGGCCGTGATCATCGCCACGGGCTCTGAAGTGCAGTTGGCCCTCAAGGCCCAGCGCCTGCTGGCTGACAAGAAGATCGCCGTGCGCGTGGTCTCCATGCCCAGCACCACCACGTTCGACCGCGAAGACGCCAAATACAAGAGCAGCGTGCTGCCCGCTGGCGTGCCCCGCGTGGCCGTGGAAATGGGCGTGACCGATGGGTGGTGGAAATACGGCTGCGCCGCCGTGGTCGGCATCGACACCTACGGCGAATCGGCCCCGGCACCGGTGCTGTTCAAGCACTTCGGCTTCACCGAAGAAAACGTGGCCGATGCGGTGCTGGTCGCCATCGGCGCGGCACGGCTCAAGCCTGCCAAAAAGGCCCGGTAA
- a CDS encoding DUF4398 domain-containing protein, giving the protein MHTIALIRTTAVVLTLGAMAACSSTPKPTEQMAVSRTTVNRVAAEPEVSANAPVDIQKARDKLMQADKAMAEKNYKMARRLSEEAEVDARVAETRADAAQNANNLKQVQDSIRTLQDEINRRSPR; this is encoded by the coding sequence ATGCACACAATCGCATTGATCCGTACCACCGCTGTGGTCCTTACGCTGGGCGCCATGGCAGCCTGCTCGTCCACGCCCAAGCCCACCGAGCAGATGGCAGTGAGCCGCACCACGGTGAACCGCGTCGCTGCAGAGCCAGAGGTGTCGGCCAACGCGCCCGTGGATATCCAAAAGGCACGCGACAAGCTCATGCAGGCCGACAAGGCCATGGCTGAAAAAAACTACAAGATGGCGCGCCGCCTGTCTGAAGAAGCCGAGGTGGACGCCCGCGTGGCCGAAACCCGCGCCGATGCCGCGCAGAACGCCAACAACCTCAAGCAGGTGCAAGACAGCATTCGCACGCTGCAAGACGAAATCAACCGTCGCTCACCCCGCTAA